The Mycolicibacterium smegmatis genome has a window encoding:
- a CDS encoding N-acyl-D-amino-acid deacylase family protein — MRTLIRSATVIDGTEKPGYIADVMVDGDRIAEIGVISPSSADRVIDADGLVLAPGFIDMHAHSDLQILLNPAHPSRITQGVTTEVLGQDGLSYAPVTDDVLAGVRRKIAGWNSDPQDFEWNWRSVSEYLDRLDRGIATNVAYLVPHGVVRALVVGWDETPATETQIAEMQRIVAQAMSEGAVGLSAGLTYTPGMYADNDELVALCRTVAEYGGYFCPHHRSYGAGAMEAYAEMIDLSTRSGCALHLAHATLNFGPNKGRAPELLALLDAATEAGADISLDTYPYLPGATTLSAILPSWASAGSAEETIARLADSTALQRIREQLEVTGSDGCHGVTAEWHTIEISGVLDPRFDAYVGRTIADIAADENRDPFDVCIGLLRDDRLGTGILQHVGHEENVRAIMRHPRHTGGSDGLLVGAKPHPRGWGTFARYLGHYCRELGLMSLEECVGHLTGRAATRLRLADRGYIRPGYAADLVLFDPQTVADTATFEQPRQPATGFTHVFVRGRPALDDGEPTGATAGRALRRGPDGSVR; from the coding sequence ATGCGCACCCTGATCCGCTCGGCCACCGTCATCGACGGCACCGAAAAACCGGGCTACATCGCAGATGTCATGGTCGACGGCGACCGCATCGCCGAGATCGGCGTCATCTCACCGTCGTCGGCCGACCGCGTGATCGACGCCGACGGTCTGGTACTCGCACCGGGTTTCATCGACATGCACGCGCACTCGGATCTGCAGATTCTGCTCAACCCGGCACATCCGTCGCGCATCACGCAGGGCGTCACCACCGAGGTGCTCGGGCAGGACGGACTGTCGTATGCACCGGTCACCGACGACGTACTGGCCGGCGTGCGCCGCAAGATCGCCGGGTGGAACTCCGATCCACAGGACTTCGAATGGAACTGGCGCTCGGTGAGTGAATACCTCGACCGGTTGGACCGCGGAATCGCCACCAACGTCGCGTATCTGGTACCGCACGGCGTCGTGCGCGCGCTCGTGGTCGGCTGGGATGAGACTCCCGCGACGGAAACGCAGATCGCCGAGATGCAGCGCATCGTCGCGCAGGCCATGTCCGAGGGCGCGGTGGGGCTGTCGGCGGGGCTGACCTACACGCCGGGCATGTACGCCGACAACGACGAGCTTGTGGCGTTGTGCCGCACGGTCGCCGAATACGGCGGCTACTTCTGCCCGCACCACCGCTCCTACGGTGCGGGCGCCATGGAGGCCTATGCCGAGATGATCGATCTCTCGACCAGGTCGGGATGTGCCCTGCACCTGGCGCACGCGACGCTCAACTTCGGCCCGAACAAGGGCCGCGCGCCGGAACTGCTCGCGCTGCTCGACGCGGCGACCGAGGCAGGTGCCGACATCAGTCTCGACACCTACCCGTACCTGCCGGGGGCGACGACGCTGTCGGCGATCCTGCCCAGCTGGGCGTCGGCAGGCAGCGCCGAGGAGACCATCGCGCGTCTGGCGGATTCCACGGCGCTGCAGCGCATCCGGGAGCAGCTCGAGGTGACCGGATCCGACGGCTGTCACGGTGTGACCGCGGAATGGCACACGATCGAGATCAGCGGTGTGCTCGATCCGCGCTTCGACGCCTACGTGGGCCGCACCATCGCCGATATCGCGGCAGACGAGAATCGTGACCCCTTCGACGTGTGCATCGGCCTGTTGCGCGACGACCGGCTCGGCACCGGCATCCTGCAACACGTGGGCCACGAGGAGAACGTCCGCGCGATCATGCGCCACCCGCGGCACACCGGCGGCAGCGACGGGCTGCTGGTGGGGGCGAAACCCCATCCGCGCGGCTGGGGCACGTTCGCACGGTACCTCGGGCACTACTGCCGTGAGCTCGGCCTGATGTCGCTGGAGGAATGTGTGGGCCACCTGACCGGCCGGGCCGCCACGCGCCTGCGCCTGGCCGATCGCGGGTACATCCGTCCCGGATACGCTGCCGACCTGGTGTTGTTCGACCCTCAGACCGTTGCCGACACCGCGACTTTCGAACAACCCCGCCAACCCGCGACGGGCTTCACGCACGTGTTCGTGCGGGGGCGACCGGCGCTCGACGACGGCGAGCCCACCGGTGCGACCGCGGGACGGGCACTGCGGCGCGGACCGGACGGGAGCGTGCGATGA
- a CDS encoding sugar kinase, translated as MQQTVRARVACLGEPLVLVSEAGDPHPAGAELNVAVGLAGLGVPASLLGRLGADEYGVLIRAALQQRGIDDSAVETDPARPTGSYSKVTGTDAAGERTTTSRYARAGSAASAMGPDFLDRDEVSAALGAAAIVHCSGITAALSDTCRALMCRLLTDRPGIPGLVSFDVNWREQLWPDADPAVVLDLADRADLVLVGADEAARVAGTGDPVALRRVLPSPATLVVKDGARRAVAVDRDGVTTEVPALRVDVVEPVGAGDAFAAGYLSGLVRGDDTATCLRRGHIGAAATLTVATDWAPPPPAGTLQRLLACSPPEWAATTVTTAGFALPEGM; from the coding sequence GTGCAGCAAACGGTCAGGGCCCGCGTCGCCTGCCTCGGTGAACCGCTGGTCCTCGTCTCCGAAGCCGGGGATCCGCATCCCGCGGGCGCCGAACTCAACGTCGCGGTCGGTCTCGCGGGGCTCGGTGTGCCTGCGAGCCTTCTCGGGCGCCTCGGCGCCGACGAGTACGGGGTACTCATCCGCGCCGCACTGCAGCAGCGCGGCATCGACGATTCCGCGGTCGAAACCGATCCGGCACGGCCCACGGGGTCCTACTCGAAGGTCACCGGCACCGACGCGGCGGGGGAGCGCACCACCACGAGCCGATACGCACGTGCCGGGTCGGCCGCCTCGGCGATGGGACCCGACTTCCTCGACCGCGACGAGGTGTCGGCTGCCCTCGGCGCGGCCGCGATCGTGCACTGCAGCGGCATCACCGCGGCGCTGTCGGACACGTGCCGGGCCCTGATGTGCCGGCTGCTCACCGATCGTCCGGGCATCCCTGGGCTCGTCAGCTTCGACGTCAACTGGCGTGAGCAACTGTGGCCCGACGCCGATCCGGCCGTGGTGCTCGATCTCGCGGACCGGGCCGACCTCGTCCTCGTGGGCGCCGACGAGGCCGCTCGCGTCGCGGGAACGGGTGATCCGGTCGCCCTGCGACGGGTCCTGCCCTCACCGGCGACCCTGGTCGTCAAAGACGGTGCGCGGCGCGCGGTCGCGGTCGACCGCGACGGCGTCACCACCGAGGTGCCCGCGTTGCGGGTCGACGTCGTCGAACCCGTCGGCGCCGGTGACGCGTTCGCCGCCGGTTACCTCAGCGGCCTCGTGCGTGGCGACGACACCGCGACGTGCCTGCGCCGCGGGCACATCGGTGCGGCCGCCACCTTGACCGTGGCCACCGACTGGGCGCCGCCACCGCCCGCCGGCACGCTGCAACGCCTGCTCGCATGTTCGCCACCGGAATGGGCGGCGACTACCGTGACCACAGCGGGTTTCGCGCTGCCGGAAGGGATGTGA
- a CDS encoding amino acid deaminase: MRTTTTRAEHLSELDKALPSEADGLSVQEFLATRPRLSSFSTPVLTLDDSAIDQNLSAMAAWCADNGIDLAPHGKTTMSPTLWERQLRAGATAITLATFSQVRVAVHFGVRRILLANALVDPGALRWLVQHMTDDPELHVVAWADSTATVDAMTAALADVPVAQPVPVLVELGASGGRTGARSVDDAMVVAERIAACGVLRLAGVAGYEGALAHDASEPSLARVRAYLQEMARLHRTITDRGLYDPTIDVIVTAGGSAYFDVVAEVLAPLAGPRVRVVVRAGAYVIHDDGFYTGITPFGRTPGGYRLRSAMHAWARVVSRPEPELALLDAGKRDVPFDEGLPVPQLVAAQLGAPARPLTGTQITAVNDQHAFLALPADSDVKVGDVVRLGLSHPCTAFDKWRWIPLLNGNGDDPHVVDMIRTYF; this comes from the coding sequence ATGAGAACCACTACGACGCGCGCCGAACACCTGTCGGAGCTGGACAAGGCACTTCCCTCCGAGGCCGACGGCCTGTCGGTCCAGGAGTTCCTCGCCACCCGCCCACGGCTGTCGTCGTTCAGCACGCCGGTGCTGACGCTCGACGATTCCGCGATCGACCAGAACCTGTCCGCGATGGCCGCGTGGTGCGCCGACAACGGCATCGACCTCGCGCCGCACGGCAAGACCACCATGTCGCCGACGCTGTGGGAGCGGCAGCTGCGGGCCGGCGCTACCGCGATCACGCTCGCGACCTTCAGCCAGGTGCGTGTCGCGGTGCATTTCGGGGTCCGCCGGATCCTGTTGGCCAACGCCCTGGTCGATCCGGGCGCACTTCGTTGGCTCGTGCAACACATGACCGACGACCCCGAACTGCATGTGGTGGCGTGGGCCGATTCGACGGCCACGGTCGACGCGATGACCGCCGCGCTCGCGGATGTTCCGGTGGCGCAGCCGGTTCCGGTGCTCGTCGAGCTCGGCGCATCGGGTGGACGGACCGGCGCACGATCGGTCGACGACGCGATGGTGGTCGCCGAACGCATCGCCGCCTGCGGCGTGCTGCGACTCGCGGGCGTGGCGGGTTACGAGGGCGCACTGGCGCACGACGCGTCCGAACCGTCGCTGGCCCGCGTCCGCGCCTACCTGCAGGAGATGGCTCGGCTGCACCGGACGATCACCGATCGCGGGCTGTACGACCCCACCATCGACGTGATCGTGACCGCAGGCGGCAGTGCGTATTTCGACGTGGTGGCCGAGGTTCTCGCACCACTGGCAGGCCCGCGGGTACGCGTCGTCGTCCGCGCGGGCGCCTACGTCATCCACGACGACGGCTTCTACACCGGTATCACGCCGTTCGGCCGCACCCCGGGTGGCTACCGGCTGCGGTCGGCCATGCACGCGTGGGCACGGGTGGTGTCCCGCCCGGAACCGGAACTGGCACTGCTGGACGCGGGCAAGCGCGACGTCCCCTTCGACGAGGGCCTTCCGGTACCGCAACTGGTCGCCGCGCAACTCGGGGCACCCGCGCGCCCGCTCACCGGCACGCAGATCACCGCAGTCAACGATCAGCACGCGTTCCTGGCTCTGCCCGCCGACAGCGATGTCAAAGTGGGCGATGTTGTACGGCTGGGCCTTTCCCATCCGTGTACGGCGTTCGACAAATGGCGCTGGATCCCGCTGCTCAACGGCAACGGTGACGATCCGCACGTCGTCGACATGATCCGCACCTACTTCTGA
- a CDS encoding rhomboid-like protein, with translation MLKCASVIVAPLARIPVTLTYAASLVAVTTVLFALGPQTQDRVVFAASTNLHNLRHGHFGTLVGSAFVTDAGPVYAWLPGLMCLLAVAELMWRSSRTLFALAVGHVGATVLVAVGLVVAIDHGWVPAEVSHDIDVGVSYGAAGVLGALTAAIPRPWRPVWIGWWLGVAASVAATATGFTDIGHVVALLLGMLLSARLGRPGGWTTTRCVLLALASAFGLLLLTSSESLVLAAPAAGAVGGLAGYAVGNAFGGRQRDHL, from the coding sequence GTGCTCAAGTGCGCGTCGGTGATCGTGGCCCCGCTGGCACGCATCCCGGTGACGCTGACCTATGCCGCGAGCCTCGTCGCCGTCACCACCGTGCTGTTCGCGCTCGGTCCGCAGACGCAGGACCGCGTGGTGTTCGCGGCCAGCACCAACCTGCACAACCTGCGTCACGGGCATTTCGGAACGCTCGTCGGCAGCGCGTTCGTCACCGACGCCGGGCCCGTGTACGCGTGGCTCCCCGGCCTGATGTGCCTGCTCGCCGTCGCCGAACTGATGTGGCGTAGCTCGCGGACCCTTTTCGCCCTGGCCGTCGGACACGTCGGGGCCACCGTCCTGGTGGCCGTCGGCCTCGTCGTGGCGATCGACCACGGCTGGGTGCCCGCCGAGGTGAGCCACGACATCGACGTCGGGGTCAGTTACGGCGCGGCAGGCGTGCTCGGCGCGCTCACCGCCGCGATCCCACGGCCCTGGCGGCCGGTGTGGATCGGATGGTGGCTGGGCGTCGCGGCGAGCGTCGCCGCGACCGCGACAGGTTTCACCGACATAGGCCACGTCGTGGCCCTGCTGCTCGGCATGCTGCTGTCGGCGCGCCTGGGCCGGCCCGGCGGCTGGACCACCACCCGGTGCGTCCTGCTGGCGCTCGCGTCGGCGTTCGGTCTGCTGCTGCTGACCAGCAGCGAATCGCTCGTCCTGGCAGCCCCGGCGGCAGGTGCCGTGGGCGGTCTCGCGGGGTACGCGGTGGGAAACGCATTCGGAGGCCGACAACGCGATCACCTATGA
- a CDS encoding RidA family protein: MSDSQVIRTDAAPAPAHTFSQGIRKGGLLQVSGQGPMDPATNTYIGEGDVRAQTRRTLENVKAILAAGGAGVDDVLMFRVYLTKREDFAAMNEVYGEFIAENVTSDQLPCRTTVFVGLPHEVMLVEIDALAVVPD; encoded by the coding sequence GTGTCCGATTCCCAGGTCATCCGCACCGACGCTGCACCCGCCCCCGCGCACACCTTCAGTCAGGGCATCAGGAAGGGCGGCCTGCTGCAGGTGTCCGGGCAGGGCCCGATGGACCCCGCCACCAACACCTACATCGGCGAAGGAGACGTGCGCGCGCAGACCCGCCGCACCCTGGAGAACGTCAAGGCCATTCTCGCCGCGGGTGGGGCAGGCGTCGACGACGTGTTGATGTTCCGCGTCTACCTCACCAAGCGCGAGGACTTCGCCGCGATGAACGAGGTGTACGGAGAGTTCATCGCCGAGAACGTGACCTCCGACCAGCTGCCTTGCCGCACAACCGTTTTCGTCGGACTGCCGCACGAGGTGATGCTGGTGGAGATCGACGCCCTCGCGGTCGTGCCCGACTAG
- a CDS encoding oxygenase MpaB family protein, translated as MATRATSTDTASDPLGPDSLTWKYFGDLRTGMLGVWIGAIQNMYPELGAGVEEHSILLREPLQRVARSVYPIMGVVYDGDRAPETGAQIKGFHKTIKGVDSSGRRYHALNPETFYWAHATFFMLIIKTAEYFCGGLTEAEKRQLFDEHVQWYRMYGMSMRPVPQTWEEFQDYWDAKCRDELEINRATLDIFSIRIPKPWFVLMPTPIWDQLFKPLVGAQRWIAAGLFDPVVREKAGMRWTPGDEVLLRIFGKAVELAFLAVPDEIRLHPRAVSAYRRAKGRIPADAPLVEAPGFTAPPKDRRGLPMHYLPQRRSLLDRAGALVHSTLSLPALRPAKKSSPRRSAA; from the coding sequence ATGGCCACACGCGCGACCTCCACCGACACCGCCTCCGACCCGCTCGGACCGGACTCACTGACCTGGAAGTACTTCGGCGATCTGCGTACCGGCATGCTCGGCGTCTGGATCGGCGCGATCCAGAACATGTACCCAGAACTCGGCGCGGGCGTCGAGGAACACTCGATCCTGTTGCGCGAGCCGCTTCAGCGCGTGGCGCGGTCGGTGTACCCGATCATGGGCGTGGTCTACGACGGCGACCGCGCACCCGAAACCGGCGCGCAGATCAAGGGATTCCACAAGACCATCAAAGGCGTCGACAGCTCGGGCAGGCGCTACCACGCGCTCAACCCCGAGACGTTCTACTGGGCGCACGCCACGTTCTTCATGCTGATCATCAAGACCGCCGAGTACTTCTGCGGTGGCCTGACCGAGGCCGAGAAGCGTCAACTGTTCGACGAGCACGTGCAGTGGTACCGCATGTACGGCATGAGCATGCGTCCCGTGCCACAGACCTGGGAGGAGTTTCAGGACTACTGGGACGCCAAATGCCGCGACGAGCTGGAGATCAACCGCGCGACCCTCGACATCTTCAGCATCCGGATCCCCAAGCCGTGGTTCGTGCTGATGCCCACACCCATCTGGGATCAGCTGTTCAAGCCGCTGGTGGGCGCGCAGCGGTGGATCGCGGCGGGCCTGTTCGACCCCGTGGTGCGCGAAAAGGCCGGGATGCGCTGGACTCCGGGAGACGAGGTGCTGTTGCGCATCTTCGGCAAGGCCGTCGAACTCGCATTCCTCGCGGTGCCCGACGAGATCCGTCTGCACCCGCGTGCGGTGTCGGCCTACCGCCGCGCGAAGGGCCGCATCCCCGCCGACGCGCCGCTGGTGGAGGCACCGGGCTTCACGGCTCCCCCGAAGGACCGCCGCGGCCTGCCGATGCACTACCTGCCGCAGCGGCGGTCGCTGCTGGACCGCGCGGGCGCCCTTGTGCACTCCACACTGTCGCTACCGGCGCTGCGACCTGCCAAGAAGTCGTCTCCACGGCGGTCGGCGGCGTGA
- the pheS gene encoding phenylalanine--tRNA ligase subunit alpha codes for MVRTQGGETAGEQPSDLSEEALTKAVSAARHAFDAAGDLDALARAKTEHLGDRAPIALARQALASLPKADRADAGKRVNVARAEAQRAYDERLAVLRAERDAAVLVAERIDVTLPSTRQPLGARHPITILAENIADTFVAMGWELAEGPEVETEQFNFDALNFPPDHPARSEQDTFQIAPDGSRQVLRTHTSPVQIRALLERDLPVYIISIGRTFRTDELDSTHTPVFHQVEGLAVDKGLTMAHLRGTLDAFARAQFGPEGRTRFRPHFFPFTEPSAEVDIWFPGKKGGPGWVEWGGCGMVNPNVLRACGIDPEVYSGFAFGMGLERTLQFRNGIPDMRDMVEGDVRFSLPFGVGA; via the coding sequence GTGGTCCGCACGCAAGGAGGAGAAACTGCCGGTGAGCAGCCCAGTGATCTCTCCGAAGAAGCCCTGACCAAAGCCGTCAGCGCGGCGCGGCATGCGTTCGACGCGGCCGGAGACCTCGATGCGCTTGCGCGCGCCAAGACCGAGCATCTCGGTGACCGCGCACCCATCGCGCTGGCTCGCCAGGCGCTGGCCTCGTTGCCGAAGGCCGACCGCGCCGACGCCGGCAAACGTGTCAACGTCGCCCGCGCCGAAGCGCAGCGCGCGTACGACGAGCGGCTGGCCGTGTTGCGCGCCGAGCGTGACGCCGCGGTGCTGGTCGCCGAGCGCATCGACGTGACGCTGCCGTCGACGCGGCAGCCCCTGGGTGCGCGGCACCCCATCACGATCCTGGCCGAGAACATCGCCGACACGTTCGTCGCGATGGGCTGGGAACTGGCCGAGGGCCCCGAGGTCGAGACCGAGCAGTTCAACTTCGATGCGCTGAACTTCCCGCCGGACCACCCCGCGCGCAGCGAGCAGGACACGTTCCAGATCGCGCCCGACGGGTCGCGTCAGGTGCTGCGCACCCACACCTCGCCGGTGCAGATCCGTGCCCTGCTGGAGCGGGATCTCCCCGTGTACATCATCTCGATCGGCCGCACGTTCCGCACCGACGAACTCGACTCCACCCACACCCCGGTGTTCCATCAGGTCGAGGGCCTGGCGGTGGACAAGGGACTGACCATGGCGCACCTGCGCGGCACGCTGGATGCGTTCGCGCGTGCCCAGTTCGGCCCCGAGGGCCGCACGCGGTTCCGGCCCCACTTCTTCCCGTTCACCGAGCCGTCGGCCGAGGTGGACATCTGGTTCCCCGGCAAGAAGGGCGGGCCAGGGTGGGTCGAGTGGGGCGGCTGCGGCATGGTCAACCCGAATGTGCTGCGCGCCTGCGGGATCGACCCCGAGGTGTACTCGGGATTTGCCTTCGGTATGGGATTGGAGCGAACCCTGCAGTTCCGCAACGGAATTCCAGATATGCGTGACATGGTCGAGGGCGACGTCCGGTTCTCGTTGCCGTTCGGAGTCGGCGCCTGA
- a CDS encoding IclR family transcriptional regulator, with translation MSQSVARALHLLIQLGNGPATLDELAQSTGVHKTTVLRLLRTLADERFTFRDQSNRYHLGSRVFELAARGTDQREIRAIASPHLVAFNRAYGRTTHLAAMEGNDIVYIDKLESHDQIRMFSRIGLSANLNSTAVAKVILADLPDAELRPFVATMDFTRRTPNTITTPEAFLAEIDKVRAQGWAQDREENEPSINCIGVPIRGASGRVVAAVSVSVPNVVLPFEEVLDLLGPLQEVGERISRDCGYLPTVKS, from the coding sequence ATGAGCCAGAGCGTCGCACGAGCGCTTCACCTGTTGATCCAGCTGGGCAACGGGCCGGCCACCCTCGACGAACTCGCGCAATCGACCGGCGTGCACAAGACCACGGTGCTGCGGTTGCTGCGCACGCTCGCCGACGAGCGGTTCACCTTCCGCGACCAGAGCAACCGCTACCACCTCGGATCGCGGGTGTTCGAATTGGCCGCGCGGGGAACCGATCAGCGGGAGATCCGCGCGATCGCGTCGCCGCATCTGGTGGCGTTCAACCGTGCGTACGGCCGCACCACCCATCTCGCGGCGATGGAGGGCAACGACATCGTCTACATCGACAAGCTCGAATCCCACGACCAGATCCGGATGTTCTCGCGAATCGGGTTGAGCGCCAACCTCAATTCGACCGCGGTCGCCAAGGTGATCCTCGCCGATCTGCCCGATGCCGAGTTGCGCCCGTTCGTCGCGACCATGGACTTCACCCGGCGCACGCCCAACACCATCACCACGCCCGAGGCGTTCCTCGCCGAGATCGACAAGGTGCGCGCCCAGGGTTGGGCGCAGGACCGCGAGGAGAATGAACCGTCGATCAACTGCATCGGCGTGCCGATCCGCGGCGCGTCGGGGCGGGTTGTCGCCGCGGTGAGCGTCTCGGTGCCCAACGTCGTACTGCCGTTCGAGGAGGTGCTCGACCTCCTCGGGCCGTTGCAGGAGGTCGGCGAACGCATCTCGCGCGACTGCGGCTACCTGCCCACCGTCAAAAGCTGA
- a CDS encoding adenylate/guanylate cyclase domain-containing protein, which translates to MKGESFGERSGRDGGGPRHEGQHERPQGTPGGLPGPLGWLQSANRSPGVVAAVRRFRRALPGDPEFGDPLSVAGDGGPRAAARVADRLLERDAASREVSLGALQVWQALTERVSGRPANREVTLVFTDLVGFSSWSLRAGDDATLRLLRRVAQVAEPPLLEAGGHIVKRMGDGMMAVFGDPATAVRAVLVALDAVKGIEVDGYTPRMRVGIHTGRPQRIGSDWLGVDVNITARVMERAAKGGLMVSHATLAGIADGELAELGVTVKRERRQLFSARPDGVPEDLVMYRVRTPSRLPAARPREQEPPDA; encoded by the coding sequence GTGAAAGGCGAATCGTTCGGCGAACGATCCGGCCGAGACGGGGGAGGCCCTCGTCACGAGGGGCAGCACGAAAGACCTCAGGGGACACCCGGCGGTCTGCCCGGGCCGTTGGGGTGGCTGCAGAGCGCGAATCGCAGTCCCGGCGTGGTCGCCGCGGTGCGGCGCTTCCGCCGTGCGCTGCCGGGAGATCCCGAATTCGGTGACCCGCTCTCGGTGGCCGGCGACGGCGGTCCGCGTGCCGCCGCGCGCGTGGCCGACCGTCTCTTGGAACGCGACGCCGCATCCCGCGAGGTGAGCCTCGGTGCGCTGCAGGTGTGGCAGGCGCTGACCGAGCGCGTGTCCGGCAGACCCGCCAACCGCGAGGTCACCCTGGTGTTCACCGACCTCGTCGGTTTCTCATCGTGGTCGCTGCGCGCGGGTGACGACGCGACGTTGCGATTGCTGCGCCGCGTCGCGCAGGTCGCCGAACCACCCCTGCTTGAGGCCGGTGGTCACATCGTCAAACGCATGGGCGACGGCATGATGGCCGTCTTCGGCGACCCGGCGACCGCCGTGCGGGCCGTGCTGGTGGCACTCGACGCGGTCAAGGGAATCGAGGTCGACGGTTACACGCCGCGCATGCGCGTCGGGATCCACACCGGCAGGCCGCAGCGCATCGGGTCCGACTGGCTCGGCGTCGACGTCAACATCACCGCGCGGGTGATGGAACGCGCCGCCAAGGGCGGGCTGATGGTGTCGCACGCCACGTTGGCGGGGATCGCCGACGGTGAGCTCGCCGAGCTCGGCGTGACCGTCAAACGGGAACGGCGGCAGCTGTTTTCGGCACGTCCCGACGGCGTCCCGGAGGATCTCGTGATGTACCGCGTCCGAACTCCCAGCAGATTGCCAGCCGCCCGGCCGCGCGAGCAGGAACCACCTGACGCATAG
- a CDS encoding acyl-CoA dehydrogenase family protein, whose protein sequence is MLDWSDVDVAVRDAVREFVDKEIRPHLDELESGDMEPYPIIRKLFSTFGIDTMAKEALDKRLARLRAGEDKPGKSSGGGMFGGGSPGMGFVLISELCRVSMGLVTGMGVSLGLTVPTIQSRGTLAQQERWLPGLVTYEKIGAWAITEPDSGSDAFGGMKSYVVRDGDDYILNGQKTFITNGPDADVVVVYAKLDEGDGVDKRDRKVLTFVLDKGMEGFVQSKPFRKMGIHSSRTGELFFNNVRLGRDRLLGETEDHGAGDGRDSARSSFSAERIGVAAMALGVIEECLRLSVDYAKSRKLWGQEIGQFQLIQLKLANMEVARMNVRNMLFRVIESSQEGKPISLAEASAIKWYCSQAATDVAMDAVQLFGGNGYMTEYRVEQLARDAKSLMIYAGSNEVQITHVARGLLS, encoded by the coding sequence ATGCTTGATTGGTCTGACGTCGATGTGGCCGTACGCGATGCCGTGCGGGAGTTCGTGGACAAAGAGATCCGGCCGCACCTCGATGAGCTCGAGAGCGGCGACATGGAGCCCTACCCCATCATCCGGAAGCTGTTCTCCACCTTCGGGATCGACACCATGGCCAAGGAGGCCCTGGACAAGCGCCTGGCCCGGTTGCGCGCCGGCGAGGACAAGCCCGGCAAGTCCTCGGGCGGTGGCATGTTCGGCGGCGGCTCGCCCGGCATGGGATTCGTGCTGATCAGCGAGTTGTGCCGGGTGTCGATGGGCCTGGTGACGGGCATGGGCGTGAGCCTGGGCCTGACGGTGCCGACCATCCAGAGCCGGGGCACCCTGGCACAGCAGGAACGCTGGCTGCCGGGTCTGGTGACCTACGAGAAGATCGGCGCGTGGGCGATCACCGAACCCGATTCGGGTTCCGACGCGTTCGGCGGCATGAAGTCCTATGTGGTGCGCGACGGCGACGACTACATCCTCAACGGCCAGAAGACGTTCATCACCAACGGTCCCGACGCCGATGTGGTGGTGGTCTACGCCAAGCTGGACGAGGGTGACGGTGTGGACAAGCGTGACCGCAAGGTACTGACGTTCGTGCTCGACAAGGGCATGGAGGGCTTCGTGCAGTCGAAGCCGTTCCGCAAGATGGGCATCCACTCGTCGCGCACCGGTGAGCTGTTCTTCAACAACGTCCGCCTGGGCCGCGACCGCCTGCTCGGCGAGACCGAGGACCACGGCGCGGGCGACGGCCGCGACAGCGCGCGGTCGAGCTTCTCGGCCGAACGCATCGGCGTCGCGGCCATGGCGCTCGGCGTCATCGAGGAGTGCCTGCGGCTCAGCGTCGACTACGCCAAGAGCCGCAAGCTGTGGGGCCAGGAGATCGGCCAGTTCCAGCTGATCCAGCTCAAGCTCGCCAACATGGAAGTCGCGCGGATGAACGTGCGCAACATGCTGTTCCGTGTCATCGAGTCGTCACAGGAAGGCAAGCCGATCTCACTTGCCGAGGCCTCGGCGATCAAGTGGTACTGCTCGCAGGCCGCCACCGACGTCGCGATGGACGCCGTGCAGCTGTTCGGCGGCAACGGTTACATGACCGAGTACCGCGTCGAACAGCTCGCACGCGACGCCAAGAGCCTGATGATCTACGCCGGCAGCAACGAGGTGCAGATCACCCACGTGGCGCGGGGTCTGCTCAGCTAG